The Acidimicrobiales bacterium sequence CGGAGGCGGACGACGACCCGAGCGTCCGGTTCCCGCCGCTGCCACCCGCACCGGTGGACGAGACCGTGCCCGACGAGACCGTGCCCGACAAGGCCGTGCCCGACAGCGCGGTGCCCGACAACACCGTGCCCGACGACTCGCCGCCGGCCGCGACGCCGAAAGAGCCCGGCACCGTCGCGACGAAGACCGCCCCGGTCGCCCGTTCGCTGGCGGAGGCCCTCGACGGCATCGCCATGCCCTGCGACCTCGCCCCGCTCATCGGGACGGGCGAGCCCAACCCCCGCGAGATCGCGTTCTTCACCAGCGGGGTCGAGGCCGCAACCGTCGGCCGCGCCCTGTCCGACGAGTTCGAACGACTCGGCTACGAGATCACCCCGCTCGACGACACGTCGATCCGCGCCGAGCACGGGCCGAACCTCATCCGGGCGCGTCTCGTGAGCGCCGCGCTCACCAGCGACGACGTGATGCACGAGCTCCACCCGAGCGCGCCGGCCGGCGCCCTCGTCGTCGAGCTGAAACTGACCTGACGCTCAGGTGGCGGGCGGGAGCACCCGCAGGCCGAGCTCCTCGAGATGGGCCGCGTCCACGGGGGTCGGCGCGTTGGTGAGCGGATCCGCACCCGACTGGGTCTTGGGGAACGCGATCACCTCACGGATGTTGGACTCGCCCGCGAGGAGGGCGACGAGGCGATCCATACCGAACGCGAAACCGCCGTGGGGCGGCGCGCCGAAGCGGAACGCGTCGAGCAGGAAGCCGAACTTCGCCTGACGTTCCTCTTCACCGATTCCGAGGAGTTCGAAGATGCGGTTCTGAACGTCGGGTCGGTTGATCCGGATCGAGCCGGAGCCGAGCTCCCAGCCGTTGAGCACGAGGTCGTAGGCCTGCGAGCGCACGTCGAGCAGCGCGTCGCCGCCCTGATCGAGCAGACTCCAGTCCTCCTCGTGCGGCATCGTGAACGGATGGTGCGCGGGCACGGGCTTGCCGCCGTCGCCGATCGCCTCGAAGAGCGGGAAATCGACGACCCACAGGAAGTTGAGTCCGCCCTCGTTCACGGGAGGACGACCGAGCTCGAGCCGGAGCAGGCCGAGCACGTGACGCACCAGACGACGCTCGTCGGCGACCAGGAACACCATGTCGCCGGGGGCGGCGTCCAACGCGGCGATGACCTGGGCGGACTCGTCGGCGGAGAGGAACTTGGCGACGCCGGCATCGAGGGCGGGCCCGTCGTCGCCGTCGATCACCTTCATCCAGGCGAGGCCCTTGGCGCCCCAGCGCTGACAGGTCTCCACGAGGCCGTCGATCTGGTTCCGGCTGAGCGCCTCGACGCCGCCGTCCATCTTGATCCCCTTGACGCACGGCGCCTGGAACACGCGGGCCTCGGTGCCCTCGAAGATCGGGGTGAGCTCGACGAGCTCCATGCCGAAACGGGTGTCGGGCTTGTCCGACCCGAATCGCTCCTGCGCTTCGTGCCACGTGATCCGCGGGAACTCGGTGGGCCGCTCCCCCGTGACCGCTTCGGCGGCGTTCGCAACCGCATGGGAGATCGTGGCGAAGACGTCCTCCTGGCTCACGAAGGTCATCTCGGCGTCGAGCTGCATGAACTCGAACTGGCGATCGGCGCGCAGATCCTCGTCCCGCAGGCAGCGGGCGATCTGGTAGTAGCGGTCGATGCCGCCGATCATGCACAGCTGCTTGAACAGCTGCGGGCTCTGCGGGAGGGCGTAGAACGAGCCGGGCTCCTTGCGCGACGGCACCACGAAGTCACGGGCCCCCTCCGGGGTCGAGGCGATGAGCATCGGGGTCTCGATCTCGACGAAACCCTGCTCCTCCATCCCCTGCCGTACCGCGCTGTTGACCGTGGCCCGGAGGCGCAGGTTGCGCTGCATCCGCTCCTTGCGCATGTCGACGTAGCGGTGGCGCAGCCGGATGGTCTCGTCGACGTCGGTCCGTTCGTCGAGCGGGAACGGCGGCGCCTCGGCCTCGGCCAGGATCTCGATGTCGGTCACGTCGATCTCGATCTCGCCGGTGGCGAGGTTCGTGTTGGCCGTGTCGTCGGGGCGACGGCGCACCGTGCCGGTCATCCGGGCGACGAACTCGCTGCGCAGGTCGTGCTTCTCGTCGACGACGCACTGCACGACGCCCGTGTAGTCGCGTAGGTCGATGAAGGCGAGGTGCTCGCCGTGCTCACGGCG is a genomic window containing:
- the aspS gene encoding aspartate--tRNA ligase, with translation MDLSTSLRTDMCGHLTAADDGRTVTVCGWVDRRREHGEHLAFIDLRDYTGVVQCVVDEKHDLRSEFVARMTGTVRRRPDDTANTNLATGEIEIDVTDIEILAEAEAPPFPLDERTDVDETIRLRHRYVDMRKERMQRNLRLRATVNSAVRQGMEEQGFVEIETPMLIASTPEGARDFVVPSRKEPGSFYALPQSPQLFKQLCMIGGIDRYYQIARCLRDEDLRADRQFEFMQLDAEMTFVSQEDVFATISHAVANAAEAVTGERPTEFPRITWHEAQERFGSDKPDTRFGMELVELTPIFEGTEARVFQAPCVKGIKMDGGVEALSRNQIDGLVETCQRWGAKGLAWMKVIDGDDGPALDAGVAKFLSADESAQVIAALDAAPGDMVFLVADERRLVRHVLGLLRLELGRPPVNEGGLNFLWVVDFPLFEAIGDGGKPVPAHHPFTMPHEEDWSLLDQGGDALLDVRSQAYDLVLNGWELGSGSIRINRPDVQNRIFELLGIGEEERQAKFGFLLDAFRFGAPPHGGFAFGMDRLVALLAGESNIREVIAFPKTQSGADPLTNAPTPVDAAHLEELGLRVLPPAT